From the genome of Leptotrichia sp. oral taxon 847:
AAATATAAAATTTGCACAGATGTAGTATAGTGCAATAATTCCTATTACAGCAATTCCAATAGTTGTATATTTTTTCTTTTTCTCAGGATCCATTGCATTTATTTTTTTAGCTCCGTTATTCCATTCTGATTTTATATCTTCAATTTCTACATTTTTTCCTTTAAAAATAACAAAATAATTAGTTACTACTGAACCTAGTGAAGTTATCAAAGTTAATATTAAAACAAATTGTGTAAAACCTAAATTTGGTGCTGAACCTGTCGCTGCTCCAAACATACCTGACAAGGAAGTGAACGCTTTTATAACTTTATTTACCGCATATATTTCTAAAAGTCCTAATATTCCAAATCCGAAGATAAAGTAATAATTTAGATTCTTTAATTTTTCTATTTTATTTTCTTTTTTTGCTTTTAGATAAATTAAAACAGTAACTGCAATTACAGCGATTACTATTAAATTCAAAATGCCTTGCAATGTTTTTGCTGTTGAGATAAATCCCATTCCTTCTCCCAGTGTATTCATCCCACTGTTAAACAAATTGTCTAAAGAACTCGAACTAGCAGCTTCTGAGGCAAGTTTTTTTGCATTAAAATACAAACTCAAACCTTTTATTCCAGCATAAAGAAGTATTACGGAAGCTATTGTTGACAACCAAAATATTATTTTTAAAAAAAGTTTACTATTTTCATTATCTTTTTGTAAAATATTATCTAAAAATCCTGGTTGTGAAACATTTTCAGAATTATTATTTGCATTTGAGCTATTAATTATTTGACTTTGTTTATTATCTGTATTTTCCAAATTTTGAGCTATGTTATTATTAACATTAACGCCATTATCTTTTTGAAAAACAATAGGATAGTTTTTTAATAATGTAAGAGCAGAAAATACAATGCAGGCGATTAAAGCAACTAAACCTACAATTACAGCAAATTTTGAAAGAAATTCTGGCATCAAGCCTATCATAGATAGGAGTAATATAACAAGAATTACAATACCTGATATTGCTAGTCTAAAAGGATTTGCATAATTTGGAATATTCATTTTTTGAAAATTATTAGAATTTAATGCTTTAGAACGAATATTAAAGATTACAACTATATTTATTATACTTGCAATTCCAAAAATAGCTAAAAGAGTTATTAATAATTTCATTGAGTTAAATCCATCAACTGCTCCTCCAATCATTCCGCCAAATCCGCTTGTAAGTTGTCCCAATATTCCAATTATTTTTATAAGAACAATTGCTAATGTTACAAATATTACGGCACTTAACCAAAATAATAATTTTATTTCTCCAAATTCTATCAAATTATTGGTGTTTTGGTTATTTGTTTTGTTTTCTATATTTTTATTATTATCCATTTTTCCTCCTGTTTTTAATTTAAACAAAATAACTTTACATTTTTTAGTATAAATTTAAAATAATTTATATGGATTATTTTTCATATTCTTTTATTATAAGAACAAATTTTTTCTCTTCTGGATTTAAAATTTCATCTGTATTATATCTTCCGTTGTACCAACTTTTTTTAGAAAAATAATCAGCATATTCACGACTTTTTGTGAATATATATCCCTTTTTTGCAAATAGCGTATTTCTTATATATCCCAATTTTTGTTTTGAAAAAGTCTTTAGTATGTCTTTGTTATTTTTGTGCATAACCTCGTCGTAAACTCTGTCCAATGTCGCCAAATCATCGTCATTTTGATTAGACTGTGCTGGTGAAGTAATTGGATTAGGATTAGTTGAATTTGCTGCATCTGTTGTATTTGGAGCAGCAGTTCCTGTATTTTGCTGTACTGGCTGTTCTGGAGCTGGAGTAGAAGGATTTGTGTTTTCTCCAGTAGCTGACATTATTCTTCTAAATAAAGTCATTCCATTTTCAAGCACCATATTAATTTCACTTAATTTTCTAACTCCAGACAATATTTCGCTTTTTTGTTTTTTGGAATCAAGTTTATATTGTGTTTCAGAAACTTCTCCAGTTGAGTTGTCAAAGTTATAGTAAATTTTATAAATTCCGCCATTTTCTTCAACTACTCCACTTACATATTTTTGATAATCTTCTTCTTTTACTTCCAAATTTTTCAAAGTTTTTCCATTTTTTTGAATTTCTCCATCCAAAGTTACAAAATCCATTGAATACAAGTTTTTATCATATTTTGTAGCAACCTTTACAATTTTTCGATTATCGATAGAAGCAGGATCATCAGAATAATCTACAACAGTTGTTACACTATTTTCAGTTTGAGTAAGCTGCATAAGTTTTCCTTGCTCATAAACTTGCACTTTCTTCGTTCCAGTCAATTTATAATTTATTTCAGTTTCCCCTTGCAATTTTCCATTACTTACAAAGAAATATCCGCTTTTTTGTGGAAGATCAAATGTAATTTTTCCTGTAAAAATTGCTCCTTTATAATAGATAAAATCGTTGTCGACCCTAAAATCAGTTGAATTTAATGCAACCGTAGCTCCTTGTGGATTTTGCGGCTTTGTATAAGTAGCAGATTGATATCTAGTATCTTTTGCATTATTATCCTTATTTTGGTTTGAACAAGATGCCATAAGTGCCAAAATAAGAACTACTATTGATAGTTTTTTCATATTTAAATATTTCCTTTCTCTAGCAGTTTGTGGACTGCTCATATTTATAATTTTTATTTGACAATCCCAAATTTTCTTTTCAAAATTCTATCAAAATTATTTAATTTCATCAGTAAATGGCAATTTTTTGTAGTCTGCCGCTTCAAAACCAAAATAGTTTTTTACAGTTTTCTCAAAAAATCCGACATTTTCAAAGCCAAGCTCAGATGATTTTGAGTAACCTGTTCCACGCATTTCTACAGTATAGTTTTTTTCAAAATTTAATTTTGTACCCGCATTAAAGTATGTTTTATGATTAGCCTTTAACTTTTTATTAAAAAATTTATATGGAGCTACATTATCGCTTCTTCCCCAAGTGTATCCAAGAGCTACATCATTGTATTCTTTTCCGTTAATATTACAAACTTTATAAAATCTAAAAAATTCTCCCGCTCCAGAACCATGATCTCCACCAATAGATGTAATTCCTGTGCAATAGCTTCCTTTTTTTGTTACGATTGTTTGTCCAAACGCAAAACTTCCTAATAATAATCCGACTAATAATAATTTTTTCATTATTTTCACTTCCTTTTTTTAGTTATGTTTTTGTAAATTATTTTCTTTTAATTTAATAAAATATATCTTCTGATTTAAAAAATTTACTATTTAAATATTTCATTTCTCTCTGTTTTTGGACTACTCATGATTATATTTTATAATCAAAATTTTTTATTTCTATTGTCCATTCTTTCTTTAATTTGTTGTGCTTCTGAATCAGAAATAATTCTTTCGTTTTCATTGTGAACTCCGTATTGTTGTCTTTTATAAGCAGCCATGTCAATATCATCTTGAACTTCTTGAATTCTATTTGATGCTATCCCCGCTACAAAGCCTGTAATACTTAGGAATTTGAATACTACGTAAGCCGCTGCAACAAATAAAATTATTGGTATAGCAAACAATAATCCAAAAAATGCTAAAATTCCTATGCCAATTAGTTTTAGAAGTAAAAGTATGTATTGTTTTGTATCTGTAGCTTCTTCTCTGCCTATATTTTTTTCTGAAGTTAGATATCGTTTATTTAATACAGCAAAAATAATTGCATTAGCTACTGCATGTAAAGAGTATCCAATCATAAAAATAGTTGATTCATCTATATGTGCATAATTCAAAAAATTTAAAATGGCAAAAATACCTTGTAAAATAAGTATTACCAAAAGACTTATAACCATACCTCCGATAAGTCCTGCTACCCAGTAAATTACAGCATATGTAATCCATATTCTTCCTTTTGTTATTCCTTCATTAGCTTTTCGTCTTGCTGCTTTAAATATAATAAACATATGTAGCAATATTGCTGCTAAAAATATAGATTTCATTATTAATGAAGAGTCATTAATAACTGCTATAAAATGGTTCATATTTCTTCTTTCCTTTCTTTTTTATTTTTTTTAGTAATTCCATTCATAATCCCCTTGTAAAATATGTGCTACATTTACATTTGGACCCACTAATGAAACATCAGAATTTTTTAGATTTTCTTTAGAAATAAGTTTTGAAATTTCATTATATGTTTTAACTGTTTCTTGTTCCAATTTATTTGGATCTAAGTTTTCTAATTCTTTTTGCATTTGTGCATATTCATCTATATGTTTCCTTTGTTCTTCAAATGTTTTATATGTAAGATTAAGTTTGTAAGTTTTTAAAATATCAAGTGGATACGTTGCTTTATCAGTTAATATCAAATTTTCTTTTCCTGATGCTCTTCTAGATTCTTCAAAACCTTCAAATTTTTCTTTTACATTTCCTTTATTAATTTCACAACCGATAGTAGCGTGTATTTGAAGAAATCTTTCATAATTTTCATCAAAGGAATCAGTATTTCCATGAGGACCACCTGCATGGCTGTAATATTCTTTTAACATTTCATTTAATCCTTCTGGCGTAAGACATTTTGATTTATCCACTTTTACCTTTTTCCCGCATGATACAGTAAACATAGCTAAAATGATAAATAAAGTTATAATTTTTTTCATATTTTTCACTTCCTTTTTTTATTTTTATAAATTTTAATTTTCTTTTCTTAGTTTAAAAATTTTTTTTGTTATTATTTGTAACAAAAGGTTCCTTTTTAAAAATAATTAATTATTATTGTGAAGTAGGCAATCTAAATACATTCTTGTATTTTTTTCAGTTTCAGAATTAAGTCTTTTTGCATTTTTTGATTTTAATAAAGCGTTTAATTCATTTTCCGAAAGTATTTGAAAGTCGTTTCTTTCATATTTTTTACCCTTTCTAATTTCTGTTCCTGCGCTAATCACATAGTCAATTGTAATTTCGTAAGAATCTGTAACTGGTGTATTTTGATTTTTTCGGCTGTTTACATAATATTTTTTCTCGATTCTATAATTTAATATTGGATATTTTTCTCTATCATAAGATTTTACATTGTCGAACGGAGTATATGAAACTCTATATTTGTTTCCAACAGGTACTACATTGATAAAATAGTTGAATTTTTTCCAATACGACTCATCTGTTCCTGGTACTTCACCATAAAACCAGTCTTTTTGATTTGAAATATAAATTTTAGTATCTGATGAGAAAAAGCTCTCTGCTTCTTTAGTTGTAATTTCTGAAAAAGCAAATGTTTCAAAAATAAGTACTAACATTAAAATAAATTTTTTCATATTTTTTAGCCTTCTTTCTTTTTTATAATTTTTTTATATCCAATAATTTCTAAGTAAGAAAACTGAGATTTCTCCGAGTTTTCATCATTTTAAAATAACTAAAAATCTGTTCCTAAATTTTTTATTCTATCCTTTTCTTAATTAATATCAAATTTTTGGATATACTTCTGTTATTGTATACCATTTTTTTTTTTTTTGATTATAAGCAACTTATTTTACTTATATAACATTAATAAAATATTAAAACAATTTTTTCTTTTTTTAAGCAGAAGTGCTCATCGCCGCACCCCTGCACCCCGGC
Proteins encoded in this window:
- a CDS encoding YARHG domain-containing protein is translated as MKKLSIVVLILALMASCSNQNKDNNAKDTRYQSATYTKPQNPQGATVALNSTDFRVDNDFIYYKGAIFTGKITFDLPQKSGYFFVSNGKLQGETEINYKLTGTKKVQVYEQGKLMQLTQTENSVTTVVDYSDDPASIDNRKIVKVATKYDKNLYSMDFVTLDGEIQKNGKTLKNLEVKEEDYQKYVSGVVEENGGIYKIYYNFDNSTGEVSETQYKLDSKKQKSEILSGVRKLSEINMVLENGMTLFRRIMSATGENTNPSTPAPEQPVQQNTGTAAPNTTDAANSTNPNPITSPAQSNQNDDDLATLDRVYDEVMHKNNKDILKTFSKQKLGYIRNTLFAKKGYIFTKSREYADYFSKKSWYNGRYNTDEILNPEEKKFVLIIKEYEK